The following coding sequences are from one Bacteroidota bacterium window:
- a CDS encoding tyrosine-type recombinase/integrase, with translation MKTIKLDKSIHRGGEVVLIHFPHDQLLGEAVRKITNVRWSKSLKSWYAPYSIAMLNEIKILFDTIALIDASMLKETIAKENLSATPDSYRDEMTNKEKKLSDATLKQIEKFINWLHSRRYSENTVKTYSEALKAFLLYFHTKSILEITNDDLIEFNNKHILSNKFSASYQNQVVNAIKLFYRTMQNIKMDVELIHRPKNPKLLPNVLSKEEIKSILDATQNIKHRAMLSLIYACGLRCGEILRLTPAHVDTKRMVLIIKQSKGRKDRIAPLSSKIVELLQSYYKAYKPQLFLFEGAQRGQAYDARSLQNVLKQNLARTNINKPVSLHWLRHSYATHLLENGTDLRYIQEILGHSSSKTTEIYTHVSNKSIQKIVSPFDTL, from the coding sequence ATGAAAACAATTAAACTCGACAAATCAATTCATCGAGGTGGGGAGGTTGTGCTAATACATTTCCCTCATGATCAGCTGTTGGGAGAAGCCGTACGAAAAATTACGAATGTTCGTTGGAGTAAAAGTTTAAAATCGTGGTATGCGCCTTATTCAATAGCTATGCTGAATGAGATTAAAATCCTTTTTGATACTATTGCTTTGATTGATGCAAGTATGTTGAAGGAGACGATCGCTAAAGAAAATCTCTCGGCTACTCCCGATAGCTATCGGGACGAGATGACAAACAAGGAAAAGAAACTAAGTGATGCTACTTTAAAACAAATTGAAAAATTTATTAATTGGCTTCATTCGCGAAGATATAGTGAGAATACAGTGAAAACGTATTCCGAAGCCTTAAAAGCATTTTTACTTTATTTTCATACGAAATCGATTTTGGAAATTACCAATGATGACTTAATCGAATTTAACAACAAGCATATTTTGTCAAATAAGTTTTCTGCCTCGTATCAAAATCAGGTGGTGAATGCCATCAAGTTATTTTATCGAACGATGCAAAATATAAAAATGGATGTTGAATTGATTCATCGACCGAAAAACCCGAAATTGTTGCCCAATGTATTGAGTAAAGAAGAGATAAAATCGATTTTGGATGCGACACAAAACATAAAACACAGGGCAATGTTGTCGCTCATATATGCATGCGGACTTCGTTGCGGTGAAATTTTGCGATTAACACCAGCGCATGTAGATACAAAGAGGATGGTATTAATCATAAAACAGAGTAAAGGAAGAAAAGACAGAATAGCACCACTCAGTAGTAAGATCGTTGAATTATTACAATCCTATTACAAGGCTTACAAGCCACAATTATTTTTGTTTGAAGGTGCACAACGTGGTCAGGCTTACGATGCAAGAAGTTTACAAAATGTATTAAAGCAAAATTTGGCACGAACAAACATAAATAAACCCGTATCCTTGCATTGGCTTAGGCACAGTTATGCTACACACCTATTAGAAAACGGAACAGATCTGCGGTACATTCAGGAAATATTAGGTCATAGCAGCAGCAAAACAACAGAGATCTATACCCATGTAAGCAACAAAAGCATACAAAAAATAGTGTCTCCTTTCGACACGCTTTAA
- the ssb gene encoding single-stranded DNA-binding protein — protein MNALRNKVQLIGNLGMDPEVKSLDGGKKLAKMSIATNENYKNAKGEKVTETQWHNLIAWGKTAEIIEKFLKKGSEVAVEGKLINRNYTDKEGIKRYVTEIEVSELLMLDSKK, from the coding sequence ATGAACGCATTGCGCAACAAAGTACAATTGATCGGGAACCTAGGCATGGACCCGGAAGTAAAATCCTTAGACGGAGGAAAAAAATTAGCGAAGATGAGCATCGCTACCAACGAAAATTACAAAAATGCAAAAGGTGAAAAAGTAACCGAAACACAATGGCATAATTTAATTGCTTGGGGAAAAACTGCAGAAATCATTGAGAAGTTTCTTAAAAAAGGCAGCGAAGTTGCCGTTGAAGGAAAATTAATCAATCGCAACTATACCGACAAAGAAGGCATCAAACGCTATGTGACCGAAATTGAAGTGAGCGAACTACTTATGCTCGATTCTAAAAAATAA
- a CDS encoding ORF6N domain-containing protein — protein sequence MTKNNYTLSIPDEIILNKIYLIRNQKVMIDIDLAQLYKVETKRLNEQVRRNIKRFPEDFMFQLTEKEFGILKSQFATSSWGGKRKLPFVFTEHGVLMLSSILSSDIAISVNIKIMRVFTQIRNTLANNEKLNLLIDEISKRTENNTNNIELIFQYIDELTLKKENQKPIKKIGFKIPKKSLK from the coding sequence ATGACTAAAAATAATTATACTCTTTCTATTCCGGACGAAATCATTCTTAATAAAATTTACCTGATTAGAAACCAAAAAGTAATGATCGACATCGACCTAGCCCAATTGTATAAAGTGGAAACAAAAAGGTTAAACGAACAAGTTAGAAGGAATATCAAACGATTTCCAGAAGATTTTATGTTTCAATTAACTGAAAAAGAATTTGGAATCTTGAAGTCGCAATTTGCGACTTCAAGTTGGGGTGGGAAACGTAAATTACCATTCGTATTCACCGAACATGGAGTTTTGATGCTGTCCAGTATATTATCCAGCGACATAGCCATTAGCGTCAATATTAAAATCATGAGGGTATTCACCCAAATTCGAAACACACTCGCTAACAATGAAAAATTAAATCTTTTGATAGATGAAATTAGTAAACGAACTGAAAATAATACCAATAACATCGAACTCATATTCCAATACATTGATGAACTCACACTCAAAAAGGAGAATCAAAAACCAATAAAAAAGATTGGATTCAAAATCCCAAAAAAAAGCCTCAAGTAA
- the accC gene encoding acetyl-CoA carboxylase biotin carboxylase subunit, with protein sequence MFKKILIANRGEIALRIIRTCKEMGIKTVAVYSTADKDSLHVKFADEAVCIGPPPSKDSYLNIPNIISAAEITNADAIHPGYGFLSENAKFSKICQEHNIKFIGASPEMINSMGDKSSAKATMIAAGVPCVPGSEGLLESAEQAIELAPKVGYPVIIKATAGGGGRGMRIIWKEEEMKANYESASKEAEAAFGNGAMYMEKYIEEPRHIEIQVVGDQYGKACHLSERDCSIQRRHQKLAEETPSPFMTDELRERMGDAAIKAALAVKYEGVGTVEFLVDKHRNFYFMEMNTRIQVEHPITEEVIDYDLIREQILVAAGVPISGKNYYPQLHAIECRINAEDPFNNFRPSPGKITVLHTPGGHGIRVDSHIYAGYTIPPNYDSMVAKLITVAQTREEAIAKMHRALSEYVIEGVKTTIPFHLKLMKDENFIKGNYTTKFLEDFDLTE encoded by the coding sequence ATGTTCAAAAAGATATTAATAGCAAACAGAGGCGAGATTGCGTTGCGCATTATTCGTACCTGTAAAGAAATGGGAATTAAAACAGTGGCGGTTTATTCCACTGCTGATAAAGACTCCTTGCATGTAAAGTTTGCGGATGAAGCCGTTTGTATCGGTCCACCGCCTAGTAAAGATTCCTATTTAAATATTCCGAATATTATTTCTGCAGCAGAAATTACCAATGCAGATGCGATTCACCCAGGATATGGTTTTCTTTCAGAGAATGCAAAGTTTTCAAAAATTTGTCAGGAGCACAACATAAAATTTATTGGTGCATCGCCTGAAATGATTAACTCCATGGGAGATAAATCATCGGCAAAAGCAACGATGATTGCTGCAGGAGTTCCCTGCGTGCCGGGTTCAGAAGGATTGTTGGAAAGTGCTGAGCAAGCGATTGAGTTGGCTCCGAAAGTTGGGTATCCGGTAATTATTAAGGCCACAGCCGGTGGAGGTGGACGAGGAATGCGTATCATCTGGAAAGAAGAAGAGATGAAAGCAAATTACGAATCCGCAAGTAAAGAAGCAGAAGCGGCATTTGGTAATGGTGCGATGTATATGGAAAAATATATTGAAGAACCACGTCACATTGAAATTCAAGTGGTAGGTGATCAATATGGTAAAGCATGTCATTTATCCGAAAGAGATTGTTCGATTCAAAGACGTCACCAAAAATTGGCGGAAGAAACTCCATCTCCATTTATGACAGATGAGTTGCGTGAACGCATGGGAGATGCAGCTATTAAAGCAGCATTGGCAGTAAAATACGAAGGTGTTGGAACGGTTGAGTTTTTGGTAGACAAGCACCGTAATTTCTATTTTATGGAAATGAATACGCGTATTCAGGTGGAGCATCCGATTACAGAAGAGGTGATTGATTATGATTTGATTCGTGAACAAATATTGGTTGCAGCAGGCGTTCCTATTTCCGGAAAAAATTATTATCCACAATTGCATGCGATTGAATGTCGTATCAATGCGGAAGATCCGTTTAATAATTTCCGTCCGTCACCGGGTAAAATCACAGTGTTGCATACACCGGGTGGGCATGGTATCCGAGTAGATTCGCATATTTATGCAGGCTATACAATTCCACCAAACTACGATAGTATGGTTGCGAAGTTAATTACAGTTGCACAAACACGTGAAGAAGCGATTGCAAAAATGCATAGAGCGTTGAGTGAGTATGTTATTGAAGGAGTAAAAACAACGATTCCATTCCATTTAAAATTGATGAAGGATGAAAATTTCATCAAAGGAAACTATACTACTAAGTTTTTGGAAGATTTCGATTTAACAGAATAA
- the accB gene encoding acetyl-CoA carboxylase biotin carboxyl carrier protein — protein sequence MKLNEIQDLIKFVAKSGVSEVELETKDVKIVIKTPAGKKEQVFVQSTTPVAQQVMQTPVVQQSIAPVTETKAPEVKATGGADESKYITVKSPMIGTFYRSSSPDKPAFVNVGDDVAAGKVICIIEAMKLFNEIESEVKGKIVKVLVNDATPVEYDQPLFLIDPA from the coding sequence ATGAAACTGAACGAAATTCAAGATTTGATCAAGTTTGTAGCGAAGTCTGGCGTAAGCGAGGTGGAGTTAGAAACCAAAGATGTAAAAATTGTTATCAAAACACCTGCAGGTAAAAAAGAGCAAGTGTTTGTTCAATCCACCACACCGGTTGCTCAACAAGTGATGCAAACTCCGGTAGTTCAACAAAGTATTGCACCGGTAACTGAGACGAAAGCACCTGAAGTGAAAGCAACAGGAGGAGCAGATGAGTCAAAATACATCACCGTAAAATCTCCGATGATCGGAACATTCTATCGTTCATCTTCACCTGATAAACCGGCATTTGTAAATGTTGGTGATGATGTTGCAGCAGGCAAAGTAATTTGCATTATTGAGGCAATGAAATTGTTCAATGAAATTGAATCAGAAGTAAAAGGTAAAATTGTGAAAGTATTGGTAAATGATGCTACTCCAGTTGAGTATGATCAACCATTATTTCTAATAGATCCGGCTTAG
- a CDS encoding ketoacyl-ACP synthase III, producing MMKITAAITAVAGYVPDYVLSNAELEKLVPTTSEWIETRTGIKERRILKGEGLGTSDMCVKAIEDLLKKRGITALDIDLLIIGTVTPDYVFPSTANVVCDKIGATNAWGFDLNAACSGFVYSLATGAQFIETGKYKKVVVVGADKMSAILDYTDRSTCIIFGDGAGAVLLEPNTEGFGLQDSILKSDGSGRKYLHQKAGGSVKPPSHETIDAREHFVFQDGQPVFKRAVVGMAEVSAEIMERNNLKSDDVAWLVPHQANKRIIDATAERMGLTSEKVMLNIQKYGNTTAGTIPLCLWDYEKQMKKGDNIILSTFGAGFTWGAIYLKWAYDSK from the coding sequence ATAATGAAAATTACTGCTGCAATTACGGCTGTTGCCGGATACGTTCCTGACTATGTTTTGTCCAATGCTGAATTGGAAAAATTAGTTCCAACTACTTCTGAGTGGATTGAAACACGAACTGGAATTAAAGAACGAAGAATTTTAAAAGGCGAAGGTTTAGGTACGTCCGACATGTGTGTGAAAGCCATTGAAGATCTTTTGAAAAAACGTGGGATCACTGCGTTGGACATCGACTTATTAATCATCGGAACTGTAACTCCGGATTATGTATTCCCTTCTACAGCCAATGTGGTCTGCGATAAAATTGGAGCAACCAATGCTTGGGGCTTTGATTTGAATGCAGCTTGTTCCGGATTTGTTTATTCATTAGCTACCGGAGCACAATTTATTGAAACTGGAAAATATAAAAAAGTAGTGGTAGTAGGTGCTGATAAAATGTCGGCTATCCTTGACTATACGGATCGTTCCACGTGCATTATTTTTGGTGATGGTGCAGGTGCAGTATTGTTGGAACCAAATACCGAAGGTTTTGGATTACAAGATTCGATTTTGAAATCGGATGGATCGGGAAGAAAATATTTACATCAAAAAGCGGGTGGTTCAGTAAAACCACCAAGTCATGAAACGATTGATGCACGCGAACATTTTGTGTTTCAAGATGGACAACCTGTATTTAAACGTGCTGTTGTGGGAATGGCAGAGGTGAGTGCAGAAATTATGGAGCGCAACAACTTAAAATCAGATGATGTTGCTTGGTTGGTTCCACATCAGGCAAACAAACGCATTATTGATGCAACAGCAGAACGGATGGGTTTGACGTCTGAAAAAGTGATGCTGAACATTCAGAAATATGGCAATACCACAGCCGGAACAATTCCATTGTGTTTATGGGATTATGAAAAGCAAATGAAAAAAGGAGATAATATTATCCTTTCAACATTTGGAGCCGGGTTTACGTGGGGAGCGATTTATTTGAAGTGGGCATACGATAGTAAGTAG
- the plsX gene encoding phosphate acyltransferase PlsX — MRIGLDIMGGDYAPDATVSGAVLAYNELPKDVRLVLIGDKEQIIACLAKEGADEKNFDIVHTTEIIGMGEHPTKAFSQKPNSSISVGFHLLKEGKIDGFASNGNTGAMLVGSMFSVKAVPGVIRPCITSILPKEGGGIGLILDVGSNADCKPDVLYQFGVLGSLFAEFVYGIKNPRVALLNIGEEPEKGNLVAQAAHALMKDSKDFNFIGNIEGRDLFNDSTDVTVCDGFTGNVVLKQAEAMYTLMRKRKIKDEYFDRFNYEIYGGTPVLGINSTVMIGHGISNNVAVKNMLLVTKSIIEANLPAKIKSAFQ, encoded by the coding sequence ATGAGAATTGGTTTAGATATTATGGGCGGTGATTATGCACCGGATGCAACCGTGTCTGGAGCAGTATTAGCTTATAATGAATTACCCAAAGATGTACGCCTGGTTTTAATTGGCGATAAAGAACAAATCATTGCTTGTCTTGCAAAAGAAGGAGCGGATGAGAAAAATTTTGACATCGTTCATACAACAGAAATTATCGGGATGGGTGAACACCCAACCAAAGCATTCAGTCAGAAACCCAATTCTAGCATTAGCGTTGGGTTTCATCTTTTAAAAGAAGGGAAGATTGATGGTTTTGCAAGTAACGGAAACACAGGCGCAATGCTTGTTGGCTCTATGTTTAGCGTAAAAGCGGTACCCGGAGTGATTCGTCCATGCATCACATCCATTCTTCCGAAAGAAGGTGGTGGCATCGGATTGATTCTGGATGTGGGTTCCAACGCGGATTGTAAGCCAGATGTATTGTATCAGTTTGGTGTATTGGGTTCCCTGTTTGCTGAATTTGTGTATGGAATAAAAAATCCCCGTGTTGCTTTATTGAATATTGGTGAAGAGCCCGAGAAAGGAAACTTGGTGGCGCAAGCTGCACATGCCTTGATGAAAGATTCAAAAGATTTTAATTTTATCGGTAACATTGAAGGTCGTGATTTATTTAACGACTCAACCGATGTTACTGTTTGTGATGGTTTTACCGGAAACGTAGTGTTGAAGCAAGCAGAAGCAATGTATACATTGATGCGGAAACGTAAAATCAAAGACGAATACTTCGATCGTTTTAATTACGAAATTTATGGTGGTACTCCTGTATTGGGGATTAACTCCACTGTAATGATCGGACATGGAATTTCAAATAATGTGGCTGTAAAAAATATGCTGTTGGTAACAAAGAGTATTATCGAAGCAAATTTGCCGGCTAAAATTAAATCCGCATTTCAATAA
- the rpmF gene encoding 50S ribosomal protein L32 — MPHPKRKLSRSRRDSRRGHDKAVASTLSSCSNCGAPTLYHRVCGECGYYKGKLAVEKKVSA, encoded by the coding sequence ATGCCACATCCAAAGCGAAAATTATCGAGAAGTAGAAGAGATAGTAGAAGAGGTCACGACAAAGCAGTTGCGTCTACACTATCTAGCTGTTCAAACTGTGGAGCACCAACATTGTATCACCGTGTATGCGGAGAGTGTGGGTACTACAAAGGAAAATTAGCAGTAGAGAAAAAAGTTTCTGCATAG
- a CDS encoding DUF177 domain-containing protein produces the protein MQTRKEYIIQFVGLGLGLHEYQFEVKDSFFLDHEYSEIQKANIVVDLKLLKQSQMMVLEFEISGTVRTECDLCTGEFDLPISGNYKLIVKVGGSDTGNEDDDIITIAANEHELDVAQYIYEYITLSFPIKRVHPLDKKGKSTCDKETLEKLEKFLTEEEKKEEEQTDPRWAGLKNIKLN, from the coding sequence ATGCAGACCAGAAAAGAATACATTATTCAGTTTGTAGGGTTAGGATTAGGCTTGCATGAATATCAGTTTGAAGTAAAGGATTCGTTCTTTTTAGATCATGAATATTCTGAAATACAGAAAGCAAACATTGTTGTCGACTTAAAGCTTTTAAAGCAGTCGCAAATGATGGTGCTGGAATTTGAAATTTCCGGAACGGTTCGCACGGAGTGTGATTTGTGTACCGGAGAATTTGACTTACCGATATCAGGAAATTATAAATTGATTGTGAAGGTTGGAGGAAGTGATACGGGCAATGAAGATGATGATATCATTACCATTGCTGCAAACGAGCATGAGTTGGATGTAGCGCAATATATTTATGAGTACATTACCTTGTCGTTTCCAATAAAGCGAGTACATCCGCTGGATAAAAAAGGAAAGAGTACATGTGACAAGGAAACCTTGGAGAAGTTGGAAAAATTTTTAACAGAAGAAGAGAAGAAGGAAGAAGAACAAACGGACCCACGTTGGGCAGGATTAAAGAATATCAAATTGAATTAA